One window of the Roseovarius sp. THAF9 genome contains the following:
- the sfsA gene encoding DNA/RNA nuclease SfsA, whose translation MRFQTPLEPATLIRRYNRFLADIRLEDGREVTAHCANPGSMMGLADEGMRIWVEPNDDPKKKLKYGWRLVDHGDGHFTGVDTGLPNKALKAALTARDIPELAAYDTVLPEQKYGQNSRIDFLLRGADLPDAYVEVKSVTLSRKQGLAEFPDSVTARGAKHLRELAEMAKSGHRAVLFYLVQRTDCTRLTVAADIDPAYAEALLMARLAGIEVLAYDCAITPEEVEIRRTLPLR comes from the coding sequence ATGCGCTTTCAAACCCCTCTTGAGCCGGCCACGCTGATCCGCCGCTACAACCGCTTCCTCGCCGATATCCGGCTCGAGGACGGGCGCGAGGTCACGGCCCATTGCGCCAATCCCGGCTCGATGATGGGGCTGGCGGACGAAGGAATGCGCATCTGGGTCGAACCCAACGACGACCCGAAGAAGAAGTTGAAATACGGCTGGCGGCTGGTCGATCACGGCGACGGCCATTTCACCGGCGTCGACACCGGCCTGCCGAACAAGGCCCTTAAGGCCGCGCTGACCGCCCGCGACATCCCCGAACTGGCGGCCTATGACACCGTCCTGCCCGAGCAGAAATACGGGCAGAACAGCCGGATCGACTTTCTTCTGCGCGGCGCGGACCTGCCCGACGCCTATGTCGAGGTCAAATCCGTCACCCTGTCACGCAAACAAGGCCTTGCCGAATTCCCCGACAGCGTCACCGCCCGCGGTGCCAAGCACCTGCGCGAACTGGCCGAGATGGCCAAATCGGGCCACCGCGCCGTGCTCTTCTACCTTGTCCAGCGTACCGACTGCACGCGGCTGACCGTGGCCGCCGATATCGACCCCGCCTATGCCGAGGCACTGCTGATGGCCCGCCTCGCCGGGATCGAGGTTCTGGCCTATGATTGTGCAATTACCCCCGAAGAGGTCGAAATTCGCCGCACATTGCCCCTGCGATGA
- the map gene encoding type I methionyl aminopeptidase, translating into MDPDVNEQHRGRLTRDGIRIHEAADFAGMHKAGALAAEILDEVADLVEVGQTTAVLDKFIEDKVNEAGAKSATIGYKGYQHASCISVNHVVCHGIPGDKKLKDGDILNIDVTVIVDGWYGDTSRMYVAGKRNRKIERLIQITHDSLMKGIEAVKPGNTFGDIGHAIQSFVEGQRMSVVRDFCGHGLGRVFHAPPNVLHYGRAGTGPKLEEGMFFTIEPMVNLGRPETKVLSDDWTAVTRDRSLSAQFEHSIGVTADGCEIFTLSPGNRFHPTWKD; encoded by the coding sequence ATGGACCCAGACGTGAACGAACAGCACCGAGGCAGACTGACCCGCGACGGTATCCGCATCCACGAGGCCGCGGATTTCGCAGGCATGCACAAAGCCGGCGCATTGGCGGCCGAAATCCTGGACGAGGTCGCCGACCTCGTAGAGGTGGGCCAGACCACCGCCGTTCTGGACAAGTTCATCGAGGACAAGGTCAACGAGGCCGGCGCGAAATCCGCCACCATCGGCTACAAGGGCTATCAGCACGCCAGCTGTATCAGCGTCAATCACGTGGTCTGCCACGGCATCCCCGGTGACAAGAAGCTGAAGGATGGCGATATCCTGAACATCGACGTCACCGTGATCGTCGACGGCTGGTATGGCGACACCTCTCGCATGTATGTCGCGGGCAAGCGCAATCGCAAGATCGAGCGCCTGATCCAGATCACCCATGACAGCCTGATGAAGGGGATCGAGGCGGTAAAACCCGGCAACACCTTCGGCGATATCGGCCACGCCATCCAGAGCTTCGTCGAAGGCCAGCGCATGAGCGTGGTGCGCGATTTCTGCGGCCACGGTCTGGGCCGGGTGTTCCACGCGCCGCCCAACGTGCTGCATTACGGTCGCGCGGGCACGGGGCCAAAGCTCGAGGAAGGCATGTTCTTCACCATCGAGCCGATGGTGAACCTCGGCCGCCCCGAGACCAAGGTTCTTTCGGACGACTGGACGGCCGTGACCCGCGACCGCTCGCTCTCGGCCCAGTTCGAACACTCCATCGGCGTCACAGCGGACGGCTGCGAGATCTTTACGCTGTCGCCCGGCAACCGCTTTCACCCGACGTGGAAGGACTAG
- a CDS encoding benzoate/H(+) symporter BenE family transporter has translation MPPLQTISTGFVVAMVGFFSSFPIVLQGLAAVGASDAQAASGLMAAALAMGLAGIVLSLWTKMPASVAWSTPGAALLAVTAPVEAGFAGAVAGFLVAGALTVISGLWRPLGRLAAAIPAPLAQAMLGGVLLPLVITPVLAVAETPVVIAPILATWFVLGRINKLLAVPGAVVAAGITVLVYGDLGAFDAGGWVTAPVFVMPEFSLAAVVGIGLPLYVVTMATQNVPGLAVMRAHGYAPEPGPLLSVVGGFSVLSAPGGAPQTCLAAITAAMCADEDSHPDAGLRYWSAVMAGVFYCVLGVFAGVITAFAGLAPPMVMASVAGVALLSVFANSTAAALGDADYREAAVITFVVTASGVTVFGLGGAVWGLLAGGLVQVVKVLQRGHDR, from the coding sequence ATGCCGCCCCTTCAGACGATTTCGACCGGGTTCGTGGTGGCCATGGTCGGTTTTTTCAGTTCCTTTCCCATCGTGTTGCAGGGGCTGGCCGCCGTGGGGGCGAGCGACGCGCAGGCGGCATCCGGCCTGATGGCGGCGGCGCTGGCGATGGGGCTGGCGGGGATCGTGCTGAGCCTGTGGACGAAGATGCCCGCCTCGGTGGCGTGGTCGACGCCGGGGGCAGCGCTGTTGGCTGTAACCGCGCCGGTAGAAGCCGGCTTCGCCGGCGCAGTCGCCGGGTTTCTAGTGGCAGGGGCGCTGACAGTGATCTCGGGGCTTTGGCGGCCCCTGGGGCGGTTGGCGGCGGCGATACCGGCGCCGCTGGCGCAGGCGATGCTGGGCGGTGTACTGTTGCCGCTGGTGATCACGCCAGTGCTGGCCGTGGCCGAGACGCCGGTGGTGATTGCGCCGATCCTGGCGACCTGGTTCGTGCTGGGCCGGATCAACAAGCTGTTGGCGGTGCCGGGCGCGGTCGTGGCGGCGGGGATCACGGTGCTGGTTTACGGTGATCTGGGTGCTTTCGACGCTGGGGGCTGGGTGACGGCGCCGGTGTTCGTGATGCCGGAATTCTCATTGGCTGCCGTGGTGGGGATCGGCCTGCCGCTTTACGTGGTGACGATGGCGACGCAGAACGTGCCGGGGCTGGCGGTGATGCGGGCGCATGGATACGCGCCGGAGCCGGGGCCGCTGTTGAGTGTCGTCGGCGGGTTCAGCGTGCTGTCGGCGCCGGGGGGCGCGCCGCAGACGTGTCTGGCGGCGATCACGGCGGCGATGTGCGCGGACGAGGACAGCCACCCGGATGCAGGGTTGCGCTATTGGTCGGCAGTGATGGCGGGGGTGTTTTACTGCGTGTTGGGGGTGTTTGCCGGTGTGATCACGGCCTTCGCCGGCCTTGCGCCGCCAATGGTGATGGCCAGCGTGGCCGGCGTGGCGCTGTTGAGCGTGTTTGCCAATTCGACCGCTGCCGCGCTGGGCGATGCGGACTATCGCGAGGCGGCGGTGATCACTTTTGTGGTCACGGCGTCGGGCGTGACGGTGTTCGGGCTGGGCGGGGCCGTGTGGGGGCTGTTGGCCGGGGGGCTGGTGCAGGTCGTGAAGGTTTTGCAGAGGGGCCACGACCGTTAG
- a CDS encoding DUF3253 domain-containing protein, with amino-acid sequence MTDDEIAEELMRPARVRWAGKTFCPSEAARVLSEEWRDLMPRVREVAAGLPLVATQKGVAVDPVEAKGPIRLGLAEGET; translated from the coding sequence ATGACGGATGACGAGATCGCCGAAGAACTGATGCGGCCGGCGCGGGTGCGTTGGGCGGGCAAGACCTTTTGCCCGTCCGAGGCGGCGCGGGTGTTGTCCGAAGAGTGGCGGGATTTGATGCCAAGGGTGCGCGAGGTGGCGGCAGGACTGCCGCTGGTGGCGACGCAGAAAGGCGTGGCCGTCGATCCGGTGGAGGCCAAGGGGCCGATCCGGCTGGGTTTGGCCGAAGGAGAGACGTGA
- the ileS gene encoding isoleucine--tRNA ligase, giving the protein MCSDTPDYKDTLNLPQTDFPMRAGLPKREPEWLERWNGLGVYDRLREKATAETRQPFTLHDGPPYANGHLHIGHALNKILKDMVVRSQQMMGRDARYIPGWDCHGLPIEWKIEEQYRKKGQNKDAVDIVDFRAECRKFAEGWIDIQRDEFKRLGVTGKWEKPYLTMDFRAERIIAEEFQKFLMNGTLYQGSKPVMWSPVEKTALAEAEVEYHDKESFTVWVKFAVAEGGLEGAHVVIWTTTPWTMPSNKAVVYGEDIAYGLYEVTGTPDECWANVGDRFILADKLAGDVMGRARLNDDQWTRVRDVSADELKGLSLKHPLHGAEGSNGEWDDLRDFRAADFVTDEEGTGFVHCAPSHGMEEYELYRGLGMLDQVITYNVMDDGGFRADLPFFGGTYILDRKGKEGNANKVIIDKLVEVGGLLARGKIKHSYPHSWRSKAPVIYRNTPQWFAAIDKEVGDGQDDSGTTIRQRALTEIDKVQWTPKTGRNRLYSMMESRPDWVLSRQRAWGVPLTCFVKKGAMPTDEGFLLRDETVNARILEAFEAEGADAWYKDGAKERFLGNDYDPGEWEKVDDILDVWFDSGSTHAFVLRDREDGSEDGMADLYLEGTDQHRGWFHSSMLQSCGTTGHAPYRGVLTHGFTLDEKGNKMSKSLGNTIVPEEVVKQYGADILRLWVAQTDYTNDQRIGPEILKGTADSYRRLRNTMRFMLGALSHFSDADRVAPADMPELERWVLHRLAELDHRVRTGYAAYDFQGVFQALFNFATVELSAFYFDIRKDALYCDGDTARRRAARTVMDILFHRLTTWLAPVLVFTMEEVWLERFPGDESSVHLVDIPETPKEWLNEPLAAKWATVRQARRVVTAALEVQRTDKVIGASLEAAPVVHVRDADALEVLKSVNFDDICITSDIRLTDDPSPAEAYRLPEVDGVTVVFERAAGEKCQRCWKILPDVGTHSHHGTCARCNEALG; this is encoded by the coding sequence ATGTGTTCTGACACACCCGATTACAAAGATACGCTGAACCTGCCCCAGACCGATTTTCCGATGCGCGCGGGCCTGCCCAAGCGCGAGCCCGAGTGGCTGGAGCGGTGGAACGGGCTGGGGGTTTACGACCGCCTGCGCGAGAAGGCGACAGCGGAGACGCGCCAGCCGTTTACGCTGCATGATGGACCGCCCTATGCCAACGGGCACCTGCATATCGGCCACGCGCTGAACAAGATCCTGAAGGACATGGTTGTGCGGTCCCAGCAGATGATGGGGCGCGATGCGCGCTATATCCCCGGCTGGGACTGTCACGGCCTGCCGATCGAGTGGAAGATCGAGGAGCAGTACCGCAAGAAGGGCCAGAACAAGGACGCGGTGGATATCGTCGATTTCCGCGCCGAGTGCCGCAAGTTCGCCGAAGGCTGGATCGACATCCAGCGCGACGAGTTCAAGCGGCTGGGCGTGACCGGAAAGTGGGAAAAGCCCTATCTGACGATGGATTTCCGCGCCGAGCGGATCATCGCGGAGGAGTTCCAGAAGTTCCTGATGAACGGGACGCTGTATCAAGGCTCGAAGCCGGTGATGTGGTCGCCGGTGGAGAAGACCGCGCTGGCCGAGGCGGAGGTGGAGTACCACGACAAGGAAAGCTTTACGGTTTGGGTGAAGTTCGCCGTGGCCGAAGGCGGTCTTGAAGGCGCGCATGTGGTCATCTGGACCACCACGCCCTGGACCATGCCGTCGAACAAGGCGGTCGTTTATGGCGAGGACATCGCCTATGGCCTCTACGAGGTCACGGGCACGCCGGACGAGTGCTGGGCCAATGTGGGCGACAGGTTCATCCTCGCCGACAAGCTGGCCGGGGATGTCATGGGCCGCGCACGGTTGAACGACGATCAGTGGACTCGGGTGCGGGACGTGAGTGCCGATGAGTTGAAGGGCCTCAGCCTGAAGCACCCGCTGCATGGTGCCGAAGGATCGAACGGCGAGTGGGACGACCTGCGCGATTTCCGCGCCGCCGATTTCGTGACCGACGAGGAAGGCACCGGGTTCGTGCATTGCGCGCCGTCCCACGGGATGGAGGAATACGAGCTTTATCGTGGTCTCGGGATGCTGGACCAGGTGATCACCTATAACGTGATGGACGATGGCGGTTTTCGCGCCGATCTGCCGTTCTTTGGCGGCACCTATATCCTTGATCGCAAGGGCAAGGAGGGCAACGCCAACAAGGTGATCATCGACAAGCTGGTTGAGGTCGGTGGCCTGCTGGCGCGGGGCAAGATCAAGCACTCCTATCCCCATAGCTGGCGGTCGAAGGCGCCGGTGATCTACCGCAACACGCCACAGTGGTTCGCTGCCATCGACAAGGAAGTTGGCGACGGGCAGGACGACAGCGGCACGACCATCCGGCAGCGCGCGCTGACCGAGATCGACAAGGTTCAGTGGACGCCGAAGACCGGGCGCAACCGCCTGTATTCCATGATGGAATCGCGGCCCGACTGGGTGTTGAGCCGGCAGCGCGCCTGGGGCGTGCCGCTGACCTGCTTCGTGAAGAAAGGCGCGATGCCGACGGATGAAGGCTTTCTGCTGCGCGACGAGACCGTGAATGCCCGCATCCTGGAGGCGTTCGAGGCCGAGGGCGCGGATGCGTGGTACAAGGACGGTGCCAAAGAACGGTTCCTGGGGAATGACTATGACCCCGGAGAGTGGGAGAAGGTCGACGATATTCTCGACGTCTGGTTCGATTCCGGCTCGACTCATGCCTTCGTGCTGCGCGACCGCGAGGACGGATCCGAGGACGGGATGGCGGATCTGTACCTGGAAGGCACGGACCAGCACCGGGGGTGGTTCCATTCATCGATGCTGCAATCCTGCGGCACCACGGGGCACGCGCCGTACCGGGGCGTGCTGACCCACGGGTTCACGCTGGACGAGAAGGGCAACAAGATGTCCAAGTCGCTCGGCAATACTATCGTGCCCGAGGAAGTGGTCAAGCAGTATGGCGCGGATATCCTGCGGCTTTGGGTGGCGCAGACGGATTACACCAACGACCAGCGGATCGGGCCGGAGATCCTGAAAGGGACCGCCGACAGCTATCGCCGGCTGCGCAACACGATGCGCTTCATGCTGGGGGCGCTGAGCCATTTCAGCGACGCGGACCGGGTGGCGCCCGCCGACATGCCGGAGCTGGAGCGCTGGGTGCTGCACCGGTTGGCCGAGCTGGATCACCGGGTGCGTACGGGCTACGCCGCCTATGATTTCCAGGGTGTGTTTCAGGCGCTCTTCAACTTCGCCACGGTGGAGCTGAGCGCCTTCTACTTCGATATACGCAAGGACGCGCTCTATTGCGACGGCGACACGGCCCGGCGGCGGGCGGCGCGGACGGTGATGGATATCCTGTTCCATCGCCTGACGACATGGCTGGCGCCGGTGCTGGTGTTCACCATGGAAGAGGTCTGGCTGGAGCGGTTCCCGGGGGATGAGAGTTCCGTGCATCTGGTGGATATCCCGGAGACGCCGAAGGAATGGCTGAACGAGCCGCTGGCGGCGAAATGGGCCACGGTGCGGCAGGCGCGGCGCGTGGTGACGGCGGCGCTGGAGGTGCAGCGGACCGACAAGGTGATCGGGGCGTCGCTGGAGGCGGCGCCGGTGGTGCATGTGCGGGATGCCGACGCTCTGGAGGTGCTGAAGAGTGTCAATTTCGACGATATCTGCATCACGTCCGATATCCGGCTGACCGATGATCCCAGCCCGGCGGAGGCGTACCGGCTGCCCGAGGTGGACGGTGTGACCGTGGTGTTCGAGCGTGCGGCAGGCGAGAAATGCCAGCGCTGCTGGAAGATCCTGCCGGATGTGGGCACGCACAGTCATCACGGGACCTGCGCGCGGTGTAACGAGGCGTTGGGGTGA
- a CDS encoding group III truncated hemoglobin produces the protein MTPVLPPRFEITRAEIERVVSAFYASCRAHPGLAPVFAAHVTDWPAHEARVSDFWANTILHERCYVGNAMQAHVQAGNVKPGMFSMWLDLFDSTLQSELPPAKAAAWSALAHRIGQTLRAGVVNRETHTGGIPKLGNPF, from the coding sequence ATGACACCGGTCCTGCCCCCCCGTTTCGAGATCACCCGCGCCGAGATCGAGCGCGTGGTCTCGGCCTTCTACGCGTCATGCCGCGCGCATCCTGGGCTGGCCCCGGTCTTTGCCGCGCATGTCACCGACTGGCCCGCGCATGAGGCCCGCGTCAGCGATTTCTGGGCCAACACGATCCTGCACGAGCGGTGCTACGTGGGCAATGCCATGCAGGCCCATGTGCAGGCGGGTAACGTCAAGCCGGGCATGTTCTCGATGTGGCTCGACCTCTTCGACAGCACCCTGCAGTCCGAACTTCCCCCGGCAAAGGCCGCCGCCTGGTCGGCGCTCGCCCACCGCATCGGTCAGACCCTGCGCGCGGGCGTCGTGAACCGTGAGACACATACCGGCGGCATTCCAAAACTGGGCAACCCGTTCTGA
- a CDS encoding YcjF family protein, which produces MSKRPVLIDIEDGDDSPRPDMVPPVPDPVVEGHPEGRAMQTVATLAAKKPSRLARWFWGLLLSILGAVISFAAWDFVMALLARNVVLGYAVTALIAAFALVCLIIVIREMAAFSRLARIDKLHRAADAALAGADLKQARGVVQDLTQLYAGREDTSWGRDRLREYGPEQMDAGSLLGLAETELLAPLDRAAAKEIEAAARQVATVTAVVPLAFADVIAALTSNLRMIRRIAEIYGGRSGTLGSWRLARAVMTHLVATGAVAVGDDLIGSVAGGSLLSKVSRRFGEGIVNGALTARVGVAAMEVCRPLPFRAGKRPSVTRMVQRALTGLFGGVNKG; this is translated from the coding sequence ATGAGCAAGCGGCCGGTTCTGATCGACATCGAAGACGGGGATGACAGCCCGCGTCCCGACATGGTGCCGCCGGTGCCGGACCCCGTTGTGGAAGGCCATCCCGAGGGGCGGGCGATGCAGACCGTGGCGACCCTGGCGGCGAAGAAACCCTCGCGCCTGGCACGATGGTTCTGGGGGCTGCTGCTGTCGATCCTGGGGGCGGTGATTTCCTTTGCCGCGTGGGACTTCGTCATGGCGCTGCTGGCGCGGAACGTGGTGCTGGGCTACGCCGTCACCGCGCTGATCGCGGCGTTTGCCCTGGTTTGCCTGATCATCGTGATCCGCGAGATGGCGGCGTTTTCCCGGCTGGCACGGATCGACAAGCTGCACCGGGCGGCGGATGCGGCATTGGCGGGGGCGGACCTGAAACAGGCGCGGGGCGTGGTGCAGGACCTGACGCAGCTTTATGCGGGGCGCGAGGATACCAGCTGGGGCCGGGATCGTCTGCGCGAGTATGGCCCCGAGCAGATGGACGCGGGCAGCCTGCTGGGGCTGGCGGAAACCGAGCTTCTTGCGCCGCTGGACCGGGCGGCGGCGAAGGAGATCGAGGCGGCCGCACGACAGGTGGCGACGGTGACGGCGGTGGTGCCGCTGGCCTTTGCCGACGTGATCGCGGCGCTGACGTCGAACCTGCGGATGATCCGGAGGATTGCCGAGATTTATGGCGGACGTTCGGGCACGCTGGGCAGCTGGCGGCTGGCGCGGGCGGTGATGACGCATCTGGTGGCCACGGGGGCCGTGGCGGTGGGCGACGACCTCATTGGCTCGGTCGCCGGGGGAAGCCTTTTGTCCAAGGTGTCGCGCCGGTTCGGCGAGGGGATCGTCAATGGCGCGCTGACCGCGCGGGTGGGCGTGGCGGCGATGGAAGTGTGCCGGCCCTTGCCGTTCCGGGCGGGTAAGCGGCCGTCGGTGACGCGGATGGTGCAAAGGGCGCTGACGGGCCTCTTCGGCGGGGTTAACAAAGGGTAA
- a CDS encoding N-acetyltransferase, translated as MTPFDARLKHVPGLLAVLWQHRTGHWWDDVKIMVRMTRRGCVRAVRDDTRLAGFILCTGPELHALYVHPKAQGKGVGRLLLLDAKRERDRLNLWVAQENAGGRRFYCRHGFAEKTRADGAGNDEGRPEILMVWPPERRVEPRVET; from the coding sequence ATGACCCCTTTCGACGCACGTCTTAAGCATGTGCCGGGCCTATTGGCCGTCTTGTGGCAGCATCGCACCGGGCATTGGTGGGATGACGTGAAAATCATGGTCAGGATGACCCGGCGCGGCTGTGTCCGGGCGGTGCGCGACGATACGCGACTGGCCGGTTTCATTCTTTGCACGGGGCCCGAACTACATGCGCTTTACGTGCATCCAAAGGCGCAGGGCAAAGGGGTGGGCCGCCTGTTGTTGCTGGATGCCAAGCGAGAGCGGGATCGGCTAAACCTTTGGGTTGCCCAGGAAAACGCTGGAGGGCGGCGGTTCTATTGCCGGCATGGCTTTGCCGAGAAGACACGTGCTGACGGTGCGGGAAATGACGAGGGGCGGCCCGAGATCCTGATGGTCTGGCCCCCGGAGCGCAGGGTGGAGCCAAGGGTAGAGACATGA
- a CDS encoding YcjX family protein encodes MVLSDIADGLTRGMERVGDTLSGAFMEPVIRLGVTGLSRAGKTVFITSLVANLMDRGRMPGLVAAAEGRISAAYLQPQPDDTLPRFEYEKHLGALTAETPHWPDSTRSVSELRLSLRVRASGLLAGLQGPRTVHLDIVDYPGEWLLDLGLMDKSYAEWSEETLGRLESREQAQDFLAKAREVDATAKLEEPVAQSLAEAFTAYLNAARAAGLSDCTPGRFLLPGDLAGSPVLTFTPLPAPDSPPRRSLWREMERRFEAYKSKVVKPFFRDHFSRIDRQVVLVDALGAIHNGPQAVEDMRRAMADILGAFRPGRNAFLSRLLIGQRVEKILFAATKADHLHHTQHGRLTGIIEALMRDARNRADFAGAETAGMAIAALRATTEETRQHGGQTLDCVRGTLMGPEGGRGKQAAFYPGALPEDPARLLGPARDGAEAWLEAEYEVMNFAPARLTLKRGEGPPHIRLDRAAQFLIGDRL; translated from the coding sequence TTGGTGCTTTCGGATATCGCAGATGGGCTGACACGCGGGATGGAGCGCGTGGGCGACACGCTGTCGGGCGCGTTCATGGAGCCGGTGATCCGGCTGGGTGTCACTGGGCTGAGCCGCGCGGGCAAGACGGTGTTCATCACGTCACTGGTGGCCAACCTGATGGATCGCGGGCGGATGCCGGGGCTTGTCGCCGCCGCCGAGGGGCGCATTTCGGCCGCCTACTTGCAGCCGCAGCCCGACGATACGCTGCCCCGGTTCGAGTATGAAAAACACCTGGGCGCGCTGACCGCCGAGACGCCGCATTGGCCCGACAGCACACGCTCGGTGTCGGAGCTGCGCCTGTCGCTGAGGGTGCGTGCCTCGGGCCTGCTGGCGGGCCTGCAGGGGCCGCGAACCGTGCATCTGGATATCGTGGATTACCCCGGCGAATGGCTGCTGGACTTGGGACTGATGGACAAGAGCTATGCCGAATGGTCCGAGGAAACACTGGGCCGGTTAGAAAGCCGCGAGCAGGCGCAGGATTTTCTGGCAAAGGCCCGTGAGGTGGATGCGACGGCCAAGCTGGAGGAGCCCGTGGCGCAGTCGCTGGCCGAGGCGTTTACCGCCTATCTGAACGCCGCGCGCGCGGCGGGACTGTCGGATTGCACGCCGGGGCGGTTCTTGCTGCCGGGCGATCTTGCCGGCTCTCCGGTGCTGACTTTCACGCCGTTGCCCGCGCCCGACAGTCCGCCGCGCCGGTCGCTGTGGCGCGAGATGGAGCGGCGGTTCGAGGCCTATAAATCCAAGGTCGTCAAACCCTTCTTCCGTGATCATTTCTCGAGGATCGACCGGCAGGTCGTGCTGGTGGATGCGCTGGGTGCCATTCACAACGGCCCGCAGGCGGTCGAGGACATGCGCCGCGCGATGGCCGATATCCTTGGGGCGTTCCGTCCCGGGCGGAACGCCTTTTTGTCCAGGCTTCTAATCGGGCAACGAGTGGAGAAAATCCTGTTCGCGGCGACCAAGGCCGACCATTTGCACCATACGCAACATGGGCGCCTTACGGGGATCATCGAGGCGCTGATGCGGGATGCCCGGAACCGGGCGGATTTCGCCGGGGCGGAGACGGCAGGCATGGCGATTGCCGCCTTGCGGGCCACGACCGAGGAAACGCGGCAGCATGGGGGCCAGACGCTGGACTGTGTGCGCGGCACGCTGATGGGCCCCGAAGGCGGGCGCGGCAAGCAGGCGGCGTTTTATCCCGGTGCCTTGCCGGAGGACCCGGCGCGTTTGCTGGGGCCGGCGCGGGACGGAGCCGAAGCGTGGCTGGAGGCCGAGTACGAGGTGATGAATTTCGCGCCCGCGCGCCTGACGCTGAAACGCGGCGAAGGCCCACCGCATATCCGGCTGGATCGGGCGGCGCAGTTTCTGATCGGGGATCGGTTATGA
- the truA gene encoding tRNA pseudouridine(38-40) synthase TruA: MPRFALKVEYHGAPFVGWQRQADQPSVQGAIEDALARLEPGPHTIAAAGRTDAGVHGLAQVAQCDMAKDWDPFRLSEALNYHLKPLPVAILDCAQVADDWHARFSAVERRYLFRLLTRRAPATHGKGLVWRVQNPLDIEAMREGAAHLVGHHDFTTFRSTICQAKSPVKTLDDIVISKIEGLSGPEIQFRLRARSFLHNQVRSIVGTLERVGAGAWSPDQVKTALDARDRAACGPVCPPQGLYLAGVGYPEDPFA; encoded by the coding sequence ATGCCTCGGTTTGCATTGAAAGTCGAATATCACGGCGCGCCCTTCGTCGGCTGGCAGCGACAGGCCGATCAGCCCTCGGTGCAAGGCGCAATCGAGGATGCGCTGGCGCGGCTTGAACCGGGCCCGCACACCATTGCGGCGGCGGGCCGGACGGATGCGGGCGTGCATGGGCTGGCGCAGGTCGCACAGTGTGACATGGCCAAGGATTGGGACCCCTTTCGCCTGTCCGAGGCATTGAACTACCACCTCAAACCCTTGCCCGTCGCGATCCTCGACTGTGCGCAGGTCGCAGACGATTGGCACGCCCGGTTCTCGGCGGTCGAGCGCCGTTACCTTTTTCGTCTGCTGACCCGCCGCGCACCGGCCACCCATGGCAAGGGGCTGGTCTGGCGGGTGCAGAATCCACTGGATATCGAGGCCATGCGCGAAGGCGCGGCGCATCTCGTGGGTCATCACGATTTCACCACCTTCCGATCGACCATTTGCCAGGCGAAAAGCCCGGTGAAAACACTGGATGACATCGTCATTTCGAAGATCGAAGGCCTCAGCGGGCCGGAGATCCAGTTCCGTCTGCGCGCCCGGTCTTTCCTGCACAACCAGGTACGCAGCATCGTCGGCACGCTGGAACGCGTCGGCGCCGGAGCCTGGTCACCGGACCAGGTCAAAACGGCGCTCGACGCCCGCGACCGCGCCGCCTGCGGCCCGGTCTGCCCGCCGCAAGGGCTCTATCTGGCCGGCGTGGGGTATCCCGAAGACCCTTTCGCGTGA